In Nasonia vitripennis strain AsymCx chromosome 2, Nvit_psr_1.1, whole genome shotgun sequence, a genomic segment contains:
- the LOC103317905 gene encoding adenylate cyclase type 10-like isoform X7: MRFYLQVTCDLDTLVYSGIKKSNFTSAGLINLRGFEKGYVFNFSDREATDYPDTNDLKNAYPILSRFEETELFGDILDEIGLSDRAHAGILIEVRHYPSIQRQHAHYSPHAHPQGDSRIGKSRVLDAFATIASARQIKVHKLVLHPSFAEKPYAVIYKILEQILEADDCKTMDELERNVSDKLGRAIQADDLCYLNRILRVRFKLSKQYIGDSDWKRHRKSIGIFDKILKIYNEKRCILLDDVQYMDYMSWQFLAHAAGNKSLVLAMTILQPESWDELSRVEIDICKDKRLTRHTLAGLERGSLSSLACQFLDVQGISLELHDFVLNSGVTNPGWYELFLALVVLCCGFDFVSLTPKEAGDMNLIFPEALSITRISADLLPDEAAPPVPWNKRARITVCLANERFWIAQSFVDYDIPELALEIYARLSAYEQDIVECASVLGKVFARSMLEMIIPNHQSLRTATAIENLIRIRIFECAALQRRSTKVGDLAVCSFKPRSTFSDMHHLLRCRCHLRYIPPAEEHLSRYAHCRFMEFKVSSFQRAVYEQIAESEKKKFHARVVEIYRKDARKCAACGGGSFLRIPGKEKSKKIVKPSIPIVATSIVEPLIENQSLKAYSLASESRPTDIAGISIMRTSFKADNNHEFQKLCEVRPAKRRGRRQVGRNSRVHPLTYEDTDQALNLNSFGHVDFRNCRCLSVIDCIFMKLQQHIENIDNNDKIIDFTMEYAAALIDFGQPSYALRFLANADERNDYLNTYDALKNPALYGKMIKKSMILCLRGNAYMLLGNYPQAKTNYVEALSMFKDNFSSTEQLTCYKTMYEKMRQNIRWTCTYPTVNVDCYQREKEAIIRQNTAACLRLVSIILMISHRQKPAKLAALQSILFGFSSYDSSSFYDQCQLYLSIVEIYGKLGDLQFLSHVEKYMLFAINHNHKWNHCEDIAMLGHVYFSMFKVSLLRGHLERAVQFGEKSLRISKSFHMIRLELEILPLLIQALRRPDFHFVCHELGFLYHGSAGRRLFEDNNALQDTRVSSAAAHAVYQYEEGQSDGGIAGGYRSADEGLGRSGEDFGLCQASLLPAQSLFQSGSRSHADVKVLPTQGEEERRAREEPDGAGLDKSQQKHLESSKLQ; this comes from the exons ATGCGATTTTATCTGCAGGTTACTTGCGATTTGGATACGCTCGTTTACAGCGGCATTAAGAAGAGCAATTTCACCTCGGCGGGATTGATAAATTTGCGGGGATTCGAGAAAGGATACGTCTTTAATTTCTCCGACAGAGAAGC AACCGATTATCCAGATACGAACGACCTCAAAAACGCGTACCCGATCCTGAGCAGATTTGAAGAAACGGAACTTTTCGGCGACATTCTAGACGAAATCGGATTGTCGGATCGCGCCCACGCAGGCATCTTGATCGAGGTTCGTCATTATCCAAGTATTCAACGACAACACGCGCATTACTCGCCTCACGCTCACCCGCAGGGTGACAGTCGAATCGGAAAGTCGCGGGTGCTGGACGCGTTCGCCACAATCGCTAGCGCCCGGCAGATAAAGGTACACAAGCTCGTCCTTCATCCGTCGTTCGCAGAGAAACCGTACGCGGTCATTTACAAGATTCTCGAACAG ATCCTCGAGGCGGACGACTGCAAAACGATGGACGAGCTCGAGAGAAACGTCAGCGATAAACTGGGCCGCGCCATACAGGCCGACGATCTCTGCTACCTCAACAGGATTCTGAGAGTGCGTTTCAAGCTCTCCAAGCAGTACATCGGCGACTCGGACTGGAAGCGTCATCGCAAGTCCATCGGCATCTTCGACAAGATCCTGAAAATA TACAATGAGAAGCGCTGCATCCTGCTCGACGACGTTCAATACATGGATTACATGTCGTGGCAGTTCTTGGCACACGCGGCGGGCAACAAGAGCCTCGTGCTCGCGATGACGATTCTCCAGCCGGAGTCATGGGACGAGCTGTCGCGAGTCGAGATCGACATCTGCAAAGATAAGCGCCTCACGCGACACACCTTAGCCGGCCTCGAGAGGGGATCCCTATCGTCTCTGGCATGCCAATTTTTGGATGTGCAAGGAATTTCGCTCGAGCTGCACGA TTTCGTGCTGAACTCGGGAGTGACGAATCCAGGCTGGTACGAGCTGTTCCTCGCTTTGGTCGTTCTCTGCTGCGGATTCGACTTTGTCAGCTTGACGCCGAAGGAGGCCGGCGATATGAACCTGATTTTTCCCGAGGCTCTGTCGATCACGCGGATCTCCGCGGATCTGCTTCCCGACGAAGCCGCGCCTCCGGTGCCCTGGAACAAGAGGGCCAGGATTACAGTTTGTCTCGCGAACGAGAGATTCTGGATTGCTCAGTCGTTTGTGGATTATGACATTCCAG AACTGGCGCTGGAAATTTACGCGAGGCTATCCGCGTACGAGCAGGACATCGTCGAATGCGCAAGTGTGCTGGGCAAGGTGTTCGCTCGCAGTATGCTGGAGATGATAATTCCCAATCACCAGTCGCTAAGAACTGCCACAG CCATAGAAAATCTGATACGAATACGAATTTTCGAATGCGCCGCGCTGCAAAGGCGCAGCACCAAGGTCGGCGACCTCGCGGTCTGCTCCTTCAAGCCGAGGAGTACTTTCTCGGACATGCATCACTTGCTGCGCTGTCGTTGTCACTTGCGCT ACATTCCACCTGCGGAAGAGCACTTGTCCCGATACGCCCACTGCCGGTTCATGGAGTTCAAAGTGTCCAGCTTTCAGCGCGCGGTTTACGAGCAGATtgccgagagcgagaaaaaaaagttccaCGCTCGGGTCGTGGAGATCTACAGGAAAGACGCGAGGAAGTGCGCCGCGTGCGGCGGCGGCTCGTTTTTGAGGATTCCCGGAAAGGAAAAGTCG aaaaaaatcgtaaagcCGTCGATACCGATCGTGGCGACGAGTATTGTAGAGCCGCTTATCGAGAATCAGAGCCTGAAAGCTTACTCGTTAGCGAGCGAGAGCAGACCGACTGATATCGCGGGGATTTCCATTATGCGCACTTCTTTCAAAGCCGACAACAATCACG AGTTTCAGAAATTGTGCGAAGTCAGGCCTGCAAAACGAAGGGGCCGAAGACAAGTTGGCAGGAACTCTCGCGTCCATCCTCTGACGTACGAGGATACGGATCAGGCGTTGAACTTGAACAGTTTTGGTCACGTAGATTTTAGGAACTGTCGCTGTCTCAGCGTGATCGACTGTATTTTCATGAAGCTTCAACAGCACATCGAGAATATTG ATAACAATGACAAGATCATAGACTTCACCATGGAATACGCCGCGGCTCTCATCGACTTCGGACAGCCGAGTTACGCGCTGAGATTTTTAGCGAACGCCGACGAAAGAAACGAT TACCTCAACACTTACGACGCATTGAAAAATCCAGCGCTCTACGGAAAGATGATCAAGAAGAGCATGATCCTCTGCTTGCGAG GAAACGCATACATGCTTCTCGGCAACTATCCTCAGGCCAAAACGAACTACGTCGAGGCGCTGTCCATGTTCAAAGACAATTTCAGCTCGACCGAGCAGTTGACGTGCTACAAAACGATGTACGAAAAGATGCGTCAAAACATTCGCTGGACCTGCACGTATCCCACCGTTAACGTCGACTGCTATCAACGCGAAAAAGAGGCCATAATACGACAGAATACAGCAGCCTGCTTGCGTTTGGTGTCGATCATACTGATG ATAAGTCATCGGCAAAAGCCGGCAAAACTCGCGGCGCTTCAGAGCATTCTCTTCGGCTTCTCGAGCTACGATTCGAGCAGTTTTTACGACCAATGCCAGCTGTATCTTTCTATCGTGGAGATTTACGGAAAGCTCGGGGACTTGCAGTTTCTGAGTCACGTCGAAAAGTACATGCTCTTCGCCATCAACCACAATCACAAGTGGAACCACTGCGAGGACATCGCGATGCTGGGCCATGTGTACTTTTCCATGTTCAAAGTCAG CCTATTACGAGGACACCTGGAGAGAGCTGTGCAATTCGGAGAAAAGTCTCTTCGCATATCCAAGTCCTTTCACATGATCAGACTGGAGCTCGAGATATTGCCTCTGCTCATCCAGGCTCTG AGGAGACCTGACTTCCACTTCGTTTGTCATGAGCTTGGATTTCTTTACCACGGATCTGCGGGCCGACGATTATTCGAGGATAATAACGCTCTGCAAG atactCGAGTGTCATCTGCTGCTGCTCACGCGGTGTATCAATATGAAGAAGGGCAGTCAGATGGAGGTATTGCTGGTGGATATCGAAGCGCTGATGAGGGTCTTGGACGAAGTGGCGAAGACTTCGGACTGTGTCAAGCCTCACTACTACCTGCTCAAAGCTTATTTCAGTCTGGTTCACGCTCGCACGCTGACGTCAAAGTCCTACCTACGCAAGGCGAAGAAGAGCGCCGAGCTCGAGAAGAACCTGATGGCGCTGGCCTGGATAAATCACAACAAAAAC ACTTGGAAAGCTCTAAGTTACAATAA
- the LOC103317905 gene encoding adenylate cyclase type 10-like isoform X3 has protein sequence MRFYLQVTCDLDTLVYSGIKKSNFTSAGLINLRGFEKGYVFNFSDREATDYPDTNDLKNAYPILSRFEETELFGDILDEIGLSDRAHAGILIEGDSRIGKSRVLDAFATIASARQIKVHKLVLHPSFAEKPYAVIYKILEQILEADDCKTMDELERNVSDKLGRAIQADDLCYLNRILRVRFKLSKQYIGDSDWKRHRKSIGIFDKILKIYNEKRCILLDDVQYMDYMSWQFLAHAAGNKSLVLAMTILQPESWDELSRVEIDICKDKRLTRHTLAGLERGSLSSLACQFLDVQGISLELHDFVLNSGVTNPGWYELFLALVVLCCGFDFVSLTPKEAGDMNLIFPEALSITRISADLLPDEAAPPVPWNKRARITVCLANERFWIAQSFVDYDIPELALEIYARLSAYEQDIVECASVLGKVFARSMLEMIIPNHQSLRTATAIENLIRIRIFECAALQRRSTKVGDLAVCSFKPRSTFSDMHHLLRCRCHLRYIPPAEEHLSRYAHCRFMEFKVSSFQRAVYEQIAESEKKKFHARVVEIYRKDARKCAACGGGSFLRIPGKEKSKKIVKPSIPIVATSIVEPLIENQSLKAYSLASESRPTDIAGISIMRTSFKADNNHEFQKLCEVRPAKRRGRRQVGRNSRVHPLTYEDTDQALNLNSFGHVDFRNCRCLSVIDCIFMKLQQHIENIDNNDKIIDFTMEYAAALIDFGQPSYALRFLANADERNDYLNTYDALKNPALYGKMIKKSMILCLRGNAYMLLGNYPQAKTNYVEALSMFKDNFSSTEQLTCYKTMYEKMRQNIRWTCTYPTVNVDCYQREKEAIIRQNTAACLRLVSIILMISHRQKPAKLAALQSILFGFSSYDSSSFYDQCQLYLSIVEIYGKLGDLQFLSHVEKYMLFAINHNHKWNHCEDIAMLGHVYFSMFKVSLLRGHLERAVQFGEKSLRISKSFHMIRLELEILPLLIQALMRLKRVCETVDTLQQLRDTAFEDVDKSASTWYYALCMDLLLDAGILVESYEACACYARKILAGKSDACVLRDSQCLRRLLAGLWSWQLRKGDLTSTSFVMSLDFFTTDLRADDYSRIITLCKILECHLLLLTRCINMKKGSQMEVLLVDIEALMRVLDEVAKTSDCVKPHYYLLKAYFSLVHARTLTSKSYLRKAKKSAELEKNLMALAWINHNKNVRITWKALSYNNMARYWEENIGYRNAIVWQDVDMFDINDWSNLLYSLPIPDSYI, from the exons ATGCGATTTTATCTGCAGGTTACTTGCGATTTGGATACGCTCGTTTACAGCGGCATTAAGAAGAGCAATTTCACCTCGGCGGGATTGATAAATTTGCGGGGATTCGAGAAAGGATACGTCTTTAATTTCTCCGACAGAGAAGC AACCGATTATCCAGATACGAACGACCTCAAAAACGCGTACCCGATCCTGAGCAGATTTGAAGAAACGGAACTTTTCGGCGACATTCTAGACGAAATCGGATTGTCGGATCGCGCCCACGCAGGCATCTTGATCGAG GGTGACAGTCGAATCGGAAAGTCGCGGGTGCTGGACGCGTTCGCCACAATCGCTAGCGCCCGGCAGATAAAGGTACACAAGCTCGTCCTTCATCCGTCGTTCGCAGAGAAACCGTACGCGGTCATTTACAAGATTCTCGAACAG ATCCTCGAGGCGGACGACTGCAAAACGATGGACGAGCTCGAGAGAAACGTCAGCGATAAACTGGGCCGCGCCATACAGGCCGACGATCTCTGCTACCTCAACAGGATTCTGAGAGTGCGTTTCAAGCTCTCCAAGCAGTACATCGGCGACTCGGACTGGAAGCGTCATCGCAAGTCCATCGGCATCTTCGACAAGATCCTGAAAATA TACAATGAGAAGCGCTGCATCCTGCTCGACGACGTTCAATACATGGATTACATGTCGTGGCAGTTCTTGGCACACGCGGCGGGCAACAAGAGCCTCGTGCTCGCGATGACGATTCTCCAGCCGGAGTCATGGGACGAGCTGTCGCGAGTCGAGATCGACATCTGCAAAGATAAGCGCCTCACGCGACACACCTTAGCCGGCCTCGAGAGGGGATCCCTATCGTCTCTGGCATGCCAATTTTTGGATGTGCAAGGAATTTCGCTCGAGCTGCACGA TTTCGTGCTGAACTCGGGAGTGACGAATCCAGGCTGGTACGAGCTGTTCCTCGCTTTGGTCGTTCTCTGCTGCGGATTCGACTTTGTCAGCTTGACGCCGAAGGAGGCCGGCGATATGAACCTGATTTTTCCCGAGGCTCTGTCGATCACGCGGATCTCCGCGGATCTGCTTCCCGACGAAGCCGCGCCTCCGGTGCCCTGGAACAAGAGGGCCAGGATTACAGTTTGTCTCGCGAACGAGAGATTCTGGATTGCTCAGTCGTTTGTGGATTATGACATTCCAG AACTGGCGCTGGAAATTTACGCGAGGCTATCCGCGTACGAGCAGGACATCGTCGAATGCGCAAGTGTGCTGGGCAAGGTGTTCGCTCGCAGTATGCTGGAGATGATAATTCCCAATCACCAGTCGCTAAGAACTGCCACAG CCATAGAAAATCTGATACGAATACGAATTTTCGAATGCGCCGCGCTGCAAAGGCGCAGCACCAAGGTCGGCGACCTCGCGGTCTGCTCCTTCAAGCCGAGGAGTACTTTCTCGGACATGCATCACTTGCTGCGCTGTCGTTGTCACTTGCGCT ACATTCCACCTGCGGAAGAGCACTTGTCCCGATACGCCCACTGCCGGTTCATGGAGTTCAAAGTGTCCAGCTTTCAGCGCGCGGTTTACGAGCAGATtgccgagagcgagaaaaaaaagttccaCGCTCGGGTCGTGGAGATCTACAGGAAAGACGCGAGGAAGTGCGCCGCGTGCGGCGGCGGCTCGTTTTTGAGGATTCCCGGAAAGGAAAAGTCG aaaaaaatcgtaaagcCGTCGATACCGATCGTGGCGACGAGTATTGTAGAGCCGCTTATCGAGAATCAGAGCCTGAAAGCTTACTCGTTAGCGAGCGAGAGCAGACCGACTGATATCGCGGGGATTTCCATTATGCGCACTTCTTTCAAAGCCGACAACAATCACG AGTTTCAGAAATTGTGCGAAGTCAGGCCTGCAAAACGAAGGGGCCGAAGACAAGTTGGCAGGAACTCTCGCGTCCATCCTCTGACGTACGAGGATACGGATCAGGCGTTGAACTTGAACAGTTTTGGTCACGTAGATTTTAGGAACTGTCGCTGTCTCAGCGTGATCGACTGTATTTTCATGAAGCTTCAACAGCACATCGAGAATATTG ATAACAATGACAAGATCATAGACTTCACCATGGAATACGCCGCGGCTCTCATCGACTTCGGACAGCCGAGTTACGCGCTGAGATTTTTAGCGAACGCCGACGAAAGAAACGAT TACCTCAACACTTACGACGCATTGAAAAATCCAGCGCTCTACGGAAAGATGATCAAGAAGAGCATGATCCTCTGCTTGCGAG GAAACGCATACATGCTTCTCGGCAACTATCCTCAGGCCAAAACGAACTACGTCGAGGCGCTGTCCATGTTCAAAGACAATTTCAGCTCGACCGAGCAGTTGACGTGCTACAAAACGATGTACGAAAAGATGCGTCAAAACATTCGCTGGACCTGCACGTATCCCACCGTTAACGTCGACTGCTATCAACGCGAAAAAGAGGCCATAATACGACAGAATACAGCAGCCTGCTTGCGTTTGGTGTCGATCATACTGATG ATAAGTCATCGGCAAAAGCCGGCAAAACTCGCGGCGCTTCAGAGCATTCTCTTCGGCTTCTCGAGCTACGATTCGAGCAGTTTTTACGACCAATGCCAGCTGTATCTTTCTATCGTGGAGATTTACGGAAAGCTCGGGGACTTGCAGTTTCTGAGTCACGTCGAAAAGTACATGCTCTTCGCCATCAACCACAATCACAAGTGGAACCACTGCGAGGACATCGCGATGCTGGGCCATGTGTACTTTTCCATGTTCAAAGTCAG CCTATTACGAGGACACCTGGAGAGAGCTGTGCAATTCGGAGAAAAGTCTCTTCGCATATCCAAGTCCTTTCACATGATCAGACTGGAGCTCGAGATATTGCCTCTGCTCATCCAGGCTCTG ATGCGCTTGAAACGAGTTTGCGAGACGGTCGACACGCTGCAGCAACTGCGCGACACCGCGTTCGAGGACGTCGATAAATCAGCCTCGACCTGGTATTATGCCCTGTGCATGGATCTGCTCCTCGACGCCGGGATCCTGGTAGAAAGCTACGAGGCGTGCGCTTGCTACGCTCGGAAAATACTCG CGGGAAAGTCGGACGCCTGCGTTCTGCGGGACTCCCAGTGTCTGAGGCGGCTTTTGGCCGGGCTGTGGTCGTGGCAGTTGCGGAA AGGAGACCTGACTTCCACTTCGTTTGTCATGAGCTTGGATTTCTTTACCACGGATCTGCGGGCCGACGATTATTCGAGGATAATAACGCTCTGCAAG atactCGAGTGTCATCTGCTGCTGCTCACGCGGTGTATCAATATGAAGAAGGGCAGTCAGATGGAGGTATTGCTGGTGGATATCGAAGCGCTGATGAGGGTCTTGGACGAAGTGGCGAAGACTTCGGACTGTGTCAAGCCTCACTACTACCTGCTCAAAGCTTATTTCAGTCTGGTTCACGCTCGCACGCTGACGTCAAAGTCCTACCTACGCAAGGCGAAGAAGAGCGCCGAGCTCGAGAAGAACCTGATGGCGCTGGCCTGGATAAATCACAACAAAAACGTGAGGATC ACTTGGAAAGCTCTAAGTTACAATAACATGGCTCGTTACTGGGAAGAAAATATCGGCTATCGGAATGCGATCGTTTGGCAAGACGTTGACATGTTCGACATTAACGACTGGTCCAACCTCCTGTATTCTCTTCCTATTCCTGATTCTTACATATGA
- the LOC103317905 gene encoding adenylate cyclase type 10-like isoform X1 yields MRFYLQVTCDLDTLVYSGIKKSNFTSAGLINLRGFEKGYVFNFSDREATDYPDTNDLKNAYPILSRFEETELFGDILDEIGLSDRAHAGILIEVRHYPSIQRQHAHYSPHAHPQGDSRIGKSRVLDAFATIASARQIKVHKLVLHPSFAEKPYAVIYKILEQILEADDCKTMDELERNVSDKLGRAIQADDLCYLNRILRVRFKLSKQYIGDSDWKRHRKSIGIFDKILKIYNEKRCILLDDVQYMDYMSWQFLAHAAGNKSLVLAMTILQPESWDELSRVEIDICKDKRLTRHTLAGLERGSLSSLACQFLDVQGISLELHDFVLNSGVTNPGWYELFLALVVLCCGFDFVSLTPKEAGDMNLIFPEALSITRISADLLPDEAAPPVPWNKRARITVCLANERFWIAQSFVDYDIPELALEIYARLSAYEQDIVECASVLGKVFARSMLEMIIPNHQSLRTATAIENLIRIRIFECAALQRRSTKVGDLAVCSFKPRSTFSDMHHLLRCRCHLRYIPPAEEHLSRYAHCRFMEFKVSSFQRAVYEQIAESEKKKFHARVVEIYRKDARKCAACGGGSFLRIPGKEKSKKIVKPSIPIVATSIVEPLIENQSLKAYSLASESRPTDIAGISIMRTSFKADNNHEFQKLCEVRPAKRRGRRQVGRNSRVHPLTYEDTDQALNLNSFGHVDFRNCRCLSVIDCIFMKLQQHIENIDNNDKIIDFTMEYAAALIDFGQPSYALRFLANADERNDYLNTYDALKNPALYGKMIKKSMILCLRGNAYMLLGNYPQAKTNYVEALSMFKDNFSSTEQLTCYKTMYEKMRQNIRWTCTYPTVNVDCYQREKEAIIRQNTAACLRLVSIILMISHRQKPAKLAALQSILFGFSSYDSSSFYDQCQLYLSIVEIYGKLGDLQFLSHVEKYMLFAINHNHKWNHCEDIAMLGHVYFSMFKVSLLRGHLERAVQFGEKSLRISKSFHMIRLELEILPLLIQALMRLKRVCETVDTLQQLRDTAFEDVDKSASTWYYALCMDLLLDAGILVESYEACACYARKILAGKSDACVLRDSQCLRRLLAGLWSWQLRKGDLTSTSFVMSLDFFTTDLRADDYSRIITLCKILECHLLLLTRCINMKKGSQMEVLLVDIEALMRVLDEVAKTSDCVKPHYYLLKAYFSLVHARTLTSKSYLRKAKKSAELEKNLMALAWINHNKNVRITWKALSYNNMARYWEENIGYRNAIVWQDVDMFDINDWSNLLYSLPIPDSYI; encoded by the exons ATGCGATTTTATCTGCAGGTTACTTGCGATTTGGATACGCTCGTTTACAGCGGCATTAAGAAGAGCAATTTCACCTCGGCGGGATTGATAAATTTGCGGGGATTCGAGAAAGGATACGTCTTTAATTTCTCCGACAGAGAAGC AACCGATTATCCAGATACGAACGACCTCAAAAACGCGTACCCGATCCTGAGCAGATTTGAAGAAACGGAACTTTTCGGCGACATTCTAGACGAAATCGGATTGTCGGATCGCGCCCACGCAGGCATCTTGATCGAGGTTCGTCATTATCCAAGTATTCAACGACAACACGCGCATTACTCGCCTCACGCTCACCCGCAGGGTGACAGTCGAATCGGAAAGTCGCGGGTGCTGGACGCGTTCGCCACAATCGCTAGCGCCCGGCAGATAAAGGTACACAAGCTCGTCCTTCATCCGTCGTTCGCAGAGAAACCGTACGCGGTCATTTACAAGATTCTCGAACAG ATCCTCGAGGCGGACGACTGCAAAACGATGGACGAGCTCGAGAGAAACGTCAGCGATAAACTGGGCCGCGCCATACAGGCCGACGATCTCTGCTACCTCAACAGGATTCTGAGAGTGCGTTTCAAGCTCTCCAAGCAGTACATCGGCGACTCGGACTGGAAGCGTCATCGCAAGTCCATCGGCATCTTCGACAAGATCCTGAAAATA TACAATGAGAAGCGCTGCATCCTGCTCGACGACGTTCAATACATGGATTACATGTCGTGGCAGTTCTTGGCACACGCGGCGGGCAACAAGAGCCTCGTGCTCGCGATGACGATTCTCCAGCCGGAGTCATGGGACGAGCTGTCGCGAGTCGAGATCGACATCTGCAAAGATAAGCGCCTCACGCGACACACCTTAGCCGGCCTCGAGAGGGGATCCCTATCGTCTCTGGCATGCCAATTTTTGGATGTGCAAGGAATTTCGCTCGAGCTGCACGA TTTCGTGCTGAACTCGGGAGTGACGAATCCAGGCTGGTACGAGCTGTTCCTCGCTTTGGTCGTTCTCTGCTGCGGATTCGACTTTGTCAGCTTGACGCCGAAGGAGGCCGGCGATATGAACCTGATTTTTCCCGAGGCTCTGTCGATCACGCGGATCTCCGCGGATCTGCTTCCCGACGAAGCCGCGCCTCCGGTGCCCTGGAACAAGAGGGCCAGGATTACAGTTTGTCTCGCGAACGAGAGATTCTGGATTGCTCAGTCGTTTGTGGATTATGACATTCCAG AACTGGCGCTGGAAATTTACGCGAGGCTATCCGCGTACGAGCAGGACATCGTCGAATGCGCAAGTGTGCTGGGCAAGGTGTTCGCTCGCAGTATGCTGGAGATGATAATTCCCAATCACCAGTCGCTAAGAACTGCCACAG CCATAGAAAATCTGATACGAATACGAATTTTCGAATGCGCCGCGCTGCAAAGGCGCAGCACCAAGGTCGGCGACCTCGCGGTCTGCTCCTTCAAGCCGAGGAGTACTTTCTCGGACATGCATCACTTGCTGCGCTGTCGTTGTCACTTGCGCT ACATTCCACCTGCGGAAGAGCACTTGTCCCGATACGCCCACTGCCGGTTCATGGAGTTCAAAGTGTCCAGCTTTCAGCGCGCGGTTTACGAGCAGATtgccgagagcgagaaaaaaaagttccaCGCTCGGGTCGTGGAGATCTACAGGAAAGACGCGAGGAAGTGCGCCGCGTGCGGCGGCGGCTCGTTTTTGAGGATTCCCGGAAAGGAAAAGTCG aaaaaaatcgtaaagcCGTCGATACCGATCGTGGCGACGAGTATTGTAGAGCCGCTTATCGAGAATCAGAGCCTGAAAGCTTACTCGTTAGCGAGCGAGAGCAGACCGACTGATATCGCGGGGATTTCCATTATGCGCACTTCTTTCAAAGCCGACAACAATCACG AGTTTCAGAAATTGTGCGAAGTCAGGCCTGCAAAACGAAGGGGCCGAAGACAAGTTGGCAGGAACTCTCGCGTCCATCCTCTGACGTACGAGGATACGGATCAGGCGTTGAACTTGAACAGTTTTGGTCACGTAGATTTTAGGAACTGTCGCTGTCTCAGCGTGATCGACTGTATTTTCATGAAGCTTCAACAGCACATCGAGAATATTG ATAACAATGACAAGATCATAGACTTCACCATGGAATACGCCGCGGCTCTCATCGACTTCGGACAGCCGAGTTACGCGCTGAGATTTTTAGCGAACGCCGACGAAAGAAACGAT TACCTCAACACTTACGACGCATTGAAAAATCCAGCGCTCTACGGAAAGATGATCAAGAAGAGCATGATCCTCTGCTTGCGAG GAAACGCATACATGCTTCTCGGCAACTATCCTCAGGCCAAAACGAACTACGTCGAGGCGCTGTCCATGTTCAAAGACAATTTCAGCTCGACCGAGCAGTTGACGTGCTACAAAACGATGTACGAAAAGATGCGTCAAAACATTCGCTGGACCTGCACGTATCCCACCGTTAACGTCGACTGCTATCAACGCGAAAAAGAGGCCATAATACGACAGAATACAGCAGCCTGCTTGCGTTTGGTGTCGATCATACTGATG ATAAGTCATCGGCAAAAGCCGGCAAAACTCGCGGCGCTTCAGAGCATTCTCTTCGGCTTCTCGAGCTACGATTCGAGCAGTTTTTACGACCAATGCCAGCTGTATCTTTCTATCGTGGAGATTTACGGAAAGCTCGGGGACTTGCAGTTTCTGAGTCACGTCGAAAAGTACATGCTCTTCGCCATCAACCACAATCACAAGTGGAACCACTGCGAGGACATCGCGATGCTGGGCCATGTGTACTTTTCCATGTTCAAAGTCAG CCTATTACGAGGACACCTGGAGAGAGCTGTGCAATTCGGAGAAAAGTCTCTTCGCATATCCAAGTCCTTTCACATGATCAGACTGGAGCTCGAGATATTGCCTCTGCTCATCCAGGCTCTG ATGCGCTTGAAACGAGTTTGCGAGACGGTCGACACGCTGCAGCAACTGCGCGACACCGCGTTCGAGGACGTCGATAAATCAGCCTCGACCTGGTATTATGCCCTGTGCATGGATCTGCTCCTCGACGCCGGGATCCTGGTAGAAAGCTACGAGGCGTGCGCTTGCTACGCTCGGAAAATACTCG CGGGAAAGTCGGACGCCTGCGTTCTGCGGGACTCCCAGTGTCTGAGGCGGCTTTTGGCCGGGCTGTGGTCGTGGCAGTTGCGGAA AGGAGACCTGACTTCCACTTCGTTTGTCATGAGCTTGGATTTCTTTACCACGGATCTGCGGGCCGACGATTATTCGAGGATAATAACGCTCTGCAAG atactCGAGTGTCATCTGCTGCTGCTCACGCGGTGTATCAATATGAAGAAGGGCAGTCAGATGGAGGTATTGCTGGTGGATATCGAAGCGCTGATGAGGGTCTTGGACGAAGTGGCGAAGACTTCGGACTGTGTCAAGCCTCACTACTACCTGCTCAAAGCTTATTTCAGTCTGGTTCACGCTCGCACGCTGACGTCAAAGTCCTACCTACGCAAGGCGAAGAAGAGCGCCGAGCTCGAGAAGAACCTGATGGCGCTGGCCTGGATAAATCACAACAAAAACGTGAGGATC ACTTGGAAAGCTCTAAGTTACAATAACATGGCTCGTTACTGGGAAGAAAATATCGGCTATCGGAATGCGATCGTTTGGCAAGACGTTGACATGTTCGACATTAACGACTGGTCCAACCTCCTGTATTCTCTTCCTATTCCTGATTCTTACATATGA